In the Planctomycetia bacterium genome, one interval contains:
- a CDS encoding small basic protein, with product MTMDQSLKLKTGLARARGVLSRDERLTKLKEMDRWKDGDSPIGLPKVRVVKLSMKKKKKKEAEGDAAAPAAGGKAAAKPAAGAKAAAGAKPAAAAAKPAAGSGAKKK from the coding sequence ATGACGATGGACCAGAGTTTGAAGCTGAAAACGGGGCTGGCCCGGGCTCGCGGCGTGTTGAGCCGGGACGAGCGGTTGACCAAGCTTAAAGAAATGGACCGCTGGAAGGACGGGGATTCCCCGATCGGCCTCCCCAAGGTCCGCGTCGTGAAGCTCTCGATGAAGAAGAAAAAGAAGAAGGAAGCCGAAGGGGATGCCGCCGCGCCAGCCGCGGGTGGCAAGGCAGCAGCCAAGCCGGCCGCCGGTGCGAAGGCCGCCGCGGGCGCCAAGCCGGCTGCCGCCGCCGCCAAACCAGCCGCGGGTTCCGGCGCGAAAAAGAAGTAA